Below is a genomic region from Gillisia sp. Hel_I_86.
TTAATGATCTCTTCTCCAATATCTCCAGCGCCCATCATAACTATAACAGGACTTTCCGAAAGATTCAACTCGTTTATAATCTGGTCTTTTTCTATTAATTTTTTGTTCCGGTTCTTAATTTTTTGCAACAACCATTCAGAAGTAATCCCTTCCATTGGGAGTTCCCTCGCAGGATAAATATCCAGTAATCGCACTTCATCGAACTTACTTAGGCTTTCGGCAAAATCATCTGCAAAATCTTTAGTCCTGCTAAATAAGTGCGGCTGAAAAACTGCAATCACCTTTTTACCGGGGTGCATTTCTCTAACAGCTTGGTGCACGGCAGCGATTTCTGCCGGGTGATGCGCATAATCATCGATTAAAATTCGCTTTTCAGATTTGAGCCTGTACGTAAATCTTCGTTTTACACCTTTAAAACTATCTAATGCCCTGGCGAGTTCATTGGTTGGGGATCCATAATGAATGGCAATCGCCAGGGCAGTAATAGCATTTAATAAATTGTGTTTGCCAGGGAGGCTAAACTTTAAACCTTCTATAATTTGTGTTGGGGTGATCAGATCGAAATGATAAGTTCCGTTCTTTACTATAATATTTTGAGCAGAATAATCTGCGTTGTCTTCAATTCCAATGGTTTTCCCATGAAGTGGTAGTCCATTCTTTACAAAAAGGGTGCCGTTCTCCGGGATTAAAGCTGCGAAATCATTAAAAGATTTAATTAACTCTTCGGGAGCGCCATAAATGTCTAAATGATCGGCATCCATAGAGGTGATCGCGGCAATATTTGGCGATAGATTTAAAAACGATCTGTCGAATTCATCTGCCTCCACAACCATCACCTCATTCCCATTAAGAATAAGATTGCTCTGGATATCCTCACTTATCCCACCAAGAAATGCGGTAACCTTCGCTCCTGTCTCCTTCAATAAATGTCCTAAAATAGCTGTCGTGGTGGTTTTACCGTGGGTTCCTGCCACAGCCAATGTGAATACTCCTTGGGTGATCATCCCTAAAACCACTGCCCGCTTTTTAAGCTGAAATTCCTCCTGAATAAAATAATTATACTGCTTACTGTCCTTAGGAATTGCAGGAGTATATACAATTAAGGTGTTTTTTGTATTTCTGAAGCTATCTGGAATTACCCCTATTTCATCTTTATAAAAAACATGAATCCCTTCATCTTCCAACACCCTTGTAAGCACGGTAGAAGTTTTATCGTAACCGGCAACCTGCTTTCCTAGAGAGTTGAAATATCGCGCCAACGCGCTCATTCCTATTCCGCCGATGCCGATAAAATAAAGATTTTCTATGTTTTTAAAATGATTCATTAATTTAACTTCTGCTTCTTTATAATTTTTTCCATAGTATCTACGATAGCAGCTGTTGCTCCCGGTAGCGCCAATTTTTTGATGTTTTCTGAAAGGTTTTTTTGAACCTTTTCGGACTTTAAAACCAATAATATGGTTTCTGAAAATTCCTTAGCCAGATCCTTTTCATTCAACACATAGGCGGCATCCTCATTTGCGACCGTCAGGGCATTTTTTGCCTGATGATTTTCAGCAACATTGGGGGACGGAATAAAAATTACCGGCTTCCCAACAATGCATAATTCGGAAACACTAATGGCTCCGGCACGAGAAACGATAACATCGGCAGCAGCATAAGCAAGATCCATTCTGCTTAAAAAAGCATGGGTTTGCACTAATTCGTTGTCAAACTTTTTATATTCATCGTAATACAAAGAACCTGTTTGCCAGATAAGCTGTATATCTTCTTTTTCAAAAACATCTACAAAAGCTTCCATTAGCTGGTTTATTCTTCTAGCACCTAAGCTTCCGCCTAATACCAATAAGGCTTTTCCTTCCTTTTTCAGTTTAAAGAATTCCCGTGCTTCTTCCCTTTTGCTTGCAACATCCAAAATATCCTGTCTTACAGGATTTCCTGTTTTAACCGTTTTTTCTAAAGGAAAATAACTTTCCAAATGATCGTACGCTGTGCAAATTGCATCGGCTTTTTTTCCCAATAACCTATTTGTGATTCCAGGATAGGAATTCTGCTCCTGAATTAAGGTTGGAATATTCATTGTATTTGCAACTTTCAGCAAAGGCCCACTTGCAAAACCACCGGTTCCTATCACCACATCTGGCTTAAATTTCTTGATGATTTTTCTGGATTCCCAGAGACTGCTTATTAGCTTAAAAGGAAAGCTCAAATTTCTTGTGGTCAAACTTCTATCGATCCCAGAAATCCAAAGACCTTCGATTTTATAGCCTGCTTGTGGCACTTTGGTCATTTCCATTCTATCTTTCGCTCCTACAAATAGGATCTCAGCAGATGGATATCGCCTTATAATTTCATCGGCAATAGAGATTGCAGGATAAATATGCCCCCCTGTGCCTCCACCAGATATTATTACTTTTAACTTCTCCATCATATCGCTTCGCTTAAAATGTCCAAAGGATTTTCTTCTTCTCTTTCCCTATCAGATTCTTCGGATAATTTTATCTCCTCTTCTCTTTTTGCACTTACACTCAACACAATTCCCAGCGCCAAACATGTCATCCAAATAGAGGTTCCCCCGCTACTTACCAATGGCAAGGTTTGCCCTGTTACCGGAAATAATTCCACCGCAACCGCCATATTTACCAATGCTTGGAAGACAATAGGCAATCCAACTCCAATAACCAATAATTTTCCGAAGATTGTATTTGCTTTGGTTGCCACGATCACTATCCTAAACAGCAGCATTAAATAAGCCAACATTACTCCAAAGCCTCCAATTAGTCCCATTTCTTCAACGATGATCGCATAGATAAAATCTGAAGACGACTGTGGCAAAAAATTCCTTTGAATGCTTTTTCCAATCCCAGCTCCTGCAATTCCTCCCCTAGCAATAGCGATCTTGGCTTTTTCTATCTGGTAATCGGCTTCGGTATCTTCATCATTTGCAAAATTCTCTATTCTACTGGTCCATGTGTCCACGCGGTTAGGCAATAAACCTGGAAACGCTTTTGCTGTTAATATGAACATCGTTAACAACAACAAACCTGTTCCAACAATAATCCCCAAATATTTCAACGGATATCCACCAAGAAAAACCAGCATGATCACCATCGTGAAAATAATAGCGGTAGTAGAAAAGTTGGCAGGTAGGATCAACATTAAAATCACAAAAACAGGCATCCATAAAGGCAATATCGTTTCCTTAAAAGTCACTTCTTTCTCGGTAATCCTCGATAAATATCTCGCTACATAGGCCATAAGCACCACTGCCGCCAAGGTAGAAGTCTGAAATGTCACCCCTACCACAGGAATCTGAATCCATCTGCTCGCATTGGCGCCATC
It encodes:
- the murC gene encoding UDP-N-acetylmuramate--L-alanine ligase; translated protein: MNHFKNIENLYFIGIGGIGMSALARYFNSLGKQVAGYDKTSTVLTRVLEDEGIHVFYKDEIGVIPDSFRNTKNTLIVYTPAIPKDSKQYNYFIQEEFQLKKRAVVLGMITQGVFTLAVAGTHGKTTTTAILGHLLKETGAKVTAFLGGISEDIQSNLILNGNEVMVVEADEFDRSFLNLSPNIAAITSMDADHLDIYGAPEELIKSFNDFAALIPENGTLFVKNGLPLHGKTIGIEDNADYSAQNIIVKNGTYHFDLITPTQIIEGLKFSLPGKHNLLNAITALAIAIHYGSPTNELARALDSFKGVKRRFTYRLKSEKRILIDDYAHHPAEIAAVHQAVREMHPGKKVIAVFQPHLFSRTKDFADDFAESLSKFDEVRLLDIYPARELPMEGITSEWLLQKIKNRNKKLIEKDQIINELNLSESPVIVMMGAGDIGEEIIKVEKYFKDEN
- the murG gene encoding undecaprenyldiphospho-muramoylpentapeptide beta-N-acetylglucosaminyltransferase — protein: MMEKLKVIISGGGTGGHIYPAISIADEIIRRYPSAEILFVGAKDRMEMTKVPQAGYKIEGLWISGIDRSLTTRNLSFPFKLISSLWESRKIIKKFKPDVVIGTGGFASGPLLKVANTMNIPTLIQEQNSYPGITNRLLGKKADAICTAYDHLESYFPLEKTVKTGNPVRQDILDVASKREEAREFFKLKKEGKALLVLGGSLGARRINQLMEAFVDVFEKEDIQLIWQTGSLYYDEYKKFDNELVQTHAFLSRMDLAYAAADVIVSRAGAISVSELCIVGKPVIFIPSPNVAENHQAKNALTVANEDAAYVLNEKDLAKEFSETILLVLKSEKVQKNLSENIKKLALPGATAAIVDTMEKIIKKQKLN
- a CDS encoding FtsW/RodA/SpoVE family cell cycle protein, yielding MNNLFSNIKGDKVIWATTALLAIFSFLPVYSASSNLAYLYGDGSTSSYLVVHFFHLVLGFCLLFAIHKIPYHYFKGLSILMLPIVFLLLIYTVAQGATIDGANASRWIQIPVVGVTFQTSTLAAVVLMAYVARYLSRITEKEVTFKETILPLWMPVFVILMLILPANFSTTAIIFTMVIMLVFLGGYPLKYLGIIVGTGLLLLTMFILTAKAFPGLLPNRVDTWTSRIENFANDEDTEADYQIEKAKIAIARGGIAGAGIGKSIQRNFLPQSSSDFIYAIIVEEMGLIGGFGVMLAYLMLLFRIVIVATKANTIFGKLLVIGVGLPIVFQALVNMAVAVELFPVTGQTLPLVSSGGTSIWMTCLALGIVLSVSAKREEEIKLSEESDREREEENPLDILSEAI